The Flavobacterium johnsoniae UW101 genomic interval ATGAAGTTTATTAAAAAATAAACATTGAAAATATATCTCTAAACAGATTAAAAATTTGGTTTGGTTAGTAATGTGAAAGGGCTGTTCTATTGAAAAATAGACAGCCCTTTTCTGGTTTAGTTGTTTATTGTTTCTGTTATTTCTTTTTATGGTTATACTCTCCAATAACAGCAAAATAACCAAATGTTCCTAAGCCTAAAACAATAAGAGGCGTGAGGATAAAAAGAATAATAATACCAAAGACTAAATCATCTTGCTGATCTGATAATAATTTAGGTAAGCCAAATTCAAACACGCAGAAGTAAGCGGCCGCAACTGCCAAAATAACCCATAAAACGCCTAAAGCTTGTTTGATTGTATTCATGTTCTTAAATGTTAAAGATGATTAATTTTGTTTTTATTGTCTATGTAAATCATTCCAATTACGAAACAGATCGACGCAATAATAATAGGATACCAAAGTCCGTCAAGATAAAAATCGCTTTTTCCGGCTACTTTTGCATGAGTTACAAAATAAGTCGAAATTGCCGGCAGCAGACCTCCAAAAATTCCATTTCCTACATGATAAGGAAGTGACATAGAAGTATATCTGATTTTAGTTGGAAACATTTCAACTAAAAACGCTGCAATTGGACCATAAACCATTGTAACAAATAAAACCTGAATGAAAACTAAAAAAATTAAAGTCCATTCATCGCCAGAATTGATATTTATAGTAACACTGCTTTGAGATTTTTTCTTATCAGCAAAATCTGTTTTCTTTTCGATATACGTAGTTCCATCAGTATAGGTTTTTGAAATCGTGGTAATTACATCATTATTTTTTGCTTTTTCGATCTTTTGAGAGGTTTGTTCTACAATTTCGGTTTTGTAACTCACATCAGTTGTGTTGTACATCATTTTATATATAGGTCTGTAGAATAAAATAGCCAGTAACATACCGAACATCATAATGTATTTACGGCCAACTTTGTCACTCAGCCATCCAAAAACAATAAAAAAAGGTGTTCCTATCAATAATGCAATTCCAAGTAAACTGTCAACTTGTGAAGAATCTACATTCATAACCGTTTTCATAAAACTCATAGCATAGAATTGTCCAGTATACCAAACAACACCCTGTCCCATTGTTGCGCCAAATAATGCCAAGAGAACAAACTTTAAATTGTATCGGTTTCCAAAACTTTCCTTTAAAGGATTTGTACTTGTTGTTCCTTCCTTTTTAGCTTTTGCAAAAACCGGTGATTCGTCCATATTTTTTCTAATTAAATATGAAACTCCCACCATTGCAATAGAAACCCAAAAAGGAACACGCCATCCCCATGAATCAAAAGCTTCGGCCGAAAGTACATTTTTGGTAGCCAGAATAACCATCAAAGAAATAAATAAACCAACCGTTGCAGTAGTCTGGATCCACGATGTCCAATATCCTTTTTGCCCAGCCGGAGCATGTTCGGCAACATAAGTCGCTGCGCCGCCATATTCTCCGCCAAGAGCCAAACCTTGCAATAAACGCAGAATCAAAACTAACAGAGGCGCGAGAAAACCAATGGTTTCATAACTTGGAATACAGCCTATTAAAAAAGTAGAACCTCCCATTAATAATAAAGTAGCCATGAAAGTATATTTTCGGCCGATAATATCTCCCAATCGTCCAAAAAATAAAGCGCCAAAAGGTCTGACAACAAATCCGGCGGCAAACGTGGCTAATGTAGATAAAAACGCTGCTGTTGGATTATCACTCGGAAAGAATTTAGTTGAAATTACAACGGCCAAACTCCCAAAAATATAGAAATCGTACCATTCAATCATTGTTCCCATAGAAGAGGCCGAAATTACTTTCCAAATGCCTTTAGTAGAAGTTTTGCTCATAAAACGTTCTGTTGATTTAATAATGAATAAAAAAATAAAATACGATTTTACGAATATATAAGATATTTTTTTATTTAGTTGATACTTTTTTAACAAAAACTAATTAATTGTTAATAATACATTTTTAATCAGTCAATACTTAATAATTAGAAATATATCATAGAATGCAGGTGTGCCTAAACCCTTATATAGTATAAGGATGCATGGATTTCAAAAAAGAAAACACTAGTTTTGCAGCTCAAAATTTAAATCAGAAAATGGTTGTCATGTTTGATTAAATATGACATTAAAAGGGAATTTGGTGCAAATCCAAAACTGTCCCGCAGCTGTAAGCTCATTAACTGAAACCCTTTAATATGTCACTTTTCAATTCGAAAGGGAAGGCTGGGTGTAGGGAGCAAGTCAGAAGACCTGCCATTTTTATAGTAATAACAGCTTTCGGGGATTGAAGCTTGAATTAAGAATAATACTTTTTCACTCTAAGTGATAATGAGTATTGTTTGATCATTCTATTCTCGTAAGCTAAATAAGTTTATGAGTTTTTTTTTCTGCAAATGCGATATCTTAAAAACAGTTTCTTTTTGAGTGTTTTTTTCTTCTTGACGTTTCCTTTTCTCTATCAAAAAAATCATTAAACATGTCATTGCTCCAGAAACATAGTTTTTAGTGCACTGGATTTAAACATTTAAGTAATATAATTTTTTAAATATTTAATAATGAGAAACAATTTTTTTTCTAAGCAATTAATCGCCATTGCTTCTTTAATGATGCTGGTAACTTCATGTAATAATGATGATGATTTTACGGCGGCGCCTGTAATCAAGGGAGAACAGCAGTTAAAAGATACTTTGACAATTGGAAAAACACTTCAGCTGAGTTCAAAAATAAAAGACAGAAATAATGTTTCATTTGAATGGGCAGTAAACGGAAATGTTGTAGGATCTGATTCGACATATACTTTTAAACCAGAAACAAGAGGAGATTTTAAAATTACGATGACTGCTAAAAACAATGGCGGAAACGTATCTCTAACTTACGATATTCACACATTTGGAGCTTATGAAAACGGATTCTTTATGATTAATGAAGGATGGTTTGGGCATGGAACAGGAACAGTTGGGTTTTACAGATACGATACAAAAGCAATAGAAGACAGTGTTTTTGTAAAAGTAAATCCAGATAAAGATTTAAAACCAGAATCGTCAACTTTAGAGTTTGGAACTGTCTTTAATAAAAAGCTATTCTTGGTGTCTAAAGTCGGCGGACCGGTTGTAGTTGCAGATGCTTATTCGCTTAAAGAAGAAAAAAGAATTCCGGCTCAGGGTGGAAACGACTGGCGTGCGATAGTTGGAATTGATGAAAATCAGGCTTTGCTTACTTCTGGAAAAGGAATATTCAAACTTAATTTGAATACAATGGAATTAAACGGACAAGTTGAAGGAATTACAGGTCAGGTAGGAGACATTGTAAAAGTTAACGGATTCATTTTTGCATTGTCGGCATCAAAAGGGGTTATTGTAATTAATGCTACAACATTAGCAGTCGAAAAAACAATTTCAGGAATGGTTCTGGGATTTGCTGTTACTGATGATAAAAAAGTATGGGCCGCAGGCGGAACAAAACTTATCAATATAGACTCTAATACTCTTGAGGTAAAAGAAATCGCATTAGGTTTTCAGGCTTACGGAAGCTGGGGAGCCTGGCATCCGGGATCTATTACAGCTGCAAAAAATGCTGTTTTCATTGCCAAAAATGGAAGCTGGAGCGGTGGTAAAGAAATTTATAAATATAACGGAGATGTTTCTTCATTAGCTTCGCCTTTTGTTACATTAACAGATTCTAATATATTATATGGAGCGGGAATTGGATATGATAAAAAGAAAAACACTTTAGTAATTAATACAGTAAACGAAGGATATGGAGCAAATTTTGCGATCAATAACCTTTATTTATTCAATGGAGATTCTGGAGCTAAAACAGGAACAGTAAGTTTTTCAGGATATTATTTCCCGGCGGTTTCTGTGTTCCATCAATAAGATTTTTTAGACTAGGTTTTTTAACCGCAAAGACCGCAAGGTAAAAACGCAAAGTTCGCAAAGCTTTATCAATATAAAGCTTTGCGAACTTTTTTTTAGCCACAGATTATACAGATTAAAATGATTTTTAAAAACCTGTATAATCTGTGTTATCTGTGGGCTATTGTTTTTTACTTTTCGGTTTAAATTTTTCCGAAAATAATAAAAACAAAAAACCCGAATATTGCTATTCGGGTTTTGGTGGTACCTCCAGGGATCGAACCAGGGACACATGGATTTTCAGTCCATTGCTCTACCATCTGAGCTAAGGTACCGTCTTGTGCTCAATGCGGGTGCAAAGATAGAATCATTTTCCGTTTATCCAAAACATTTTAGAAAAAAAATCAATTCGTATCTTCGCAAAAACAAAAAAGAAAAATGATTTTAACTGTCGATGTTGGAAATACCAGAATTAAAGCTGCTGTCTTTGAAGGGAGTAGTGTTTTGGAGTATTTCGTTTTTGAAAAAAATGAGCTTGAAAAAAGAATTGAAAAAATTTTAGAAAAATTTCCAAACTGCTCAGATTTGGTTGTTGCCTCGGTTGGAGATGTCGAAAAACAATCTTTTTTGAGTTTTGAAAAACAGTTAAATGTTCATTTTTTTACACACGAAGATATTTTCCCGTTTCATAATAAATATGCAACACCAAAAACTTTAGGAATCGACAGAATGATTTTGGCTGCCGGAGCAACACTGCAGTTTCCGAAACAAAATCGATTAGTTATAGATGCCGGAACCTGCATTACCTACGATTTTATCGACGAAAACGATAATTATCTGGGCGGTGCAATCTCTCCAGGGCTTCGTTTGCGTTACGAAACCTTACACAATTACACAGCCAGACTCCCTTTGCTTACTTTAGATCAGCCCCATTCTTACATTGGAGATTCAACCGCACAGGCGATTCATTCTGGTGTTGTGAATGGTTTCGTCTATGAGATTGACGGTTTTATCGATGAATATCGCTCGAACTTTTCAAATTTTATAATAATTTTAACGGGAGGCGATGCAGAATTTTTGGCTAAACGATTAAAAAATACCATATTTGCCAATTCAAATTTCCTTCTGGAGAGTTTGAGCCAAACATATCAATATAAAATCGACAATGATTAAAAAAATTATAATAAGTGCTTGTTTGCTTATATCGTTCGTTTCATTTGCTCAGCAAGGTACTGCATCGCCATATTCTTTTTATGGAATTGGAGATATCAAGTTTAAAGGAACTTTAGAGTACAGATCTATGGCGGGCGTTGCTGTTGAGCAGGATAGTATTCACTTGAATATTGAAAATCCAGCAAGTTATGCCAGTTTAATGCAGACTACTTTTACAGTAGGAGGAACTTTTGGAACTTCGACATTAAAATCGAATACTGGATCTGCAAAAGCACAAAGAACAACTTTTGATTATTTAGCTGTTGGAATTCCAGTTGGAAAATTTGGAGTATCGTTTGGTTTAATTCCATTATCATCTGTTGGATATAAAATTTTAGATGATAATACTGCGACAGAAGGAGCTGTAAGTTCTCAGTTAAGCGGAAAAGGCGGTATTAATAAAGTATATTTTGGTGTAGGTTATAAAATTAAACCGCACTGGACTATTGGAGCTGATGTTCAATATAACTTTGGAAAAATTACAACAACAAGTATAGAGCAGGTAACCGGTGTTCAAAATGGTACATCAGAATCAAATGCTTCTACTTTATCCGGAGCTAATTTTGATTTAGGTACAATGTACCAGACAAAGATTTATAAAAAAGTAAACCTGTTTACAAGTTTGAGTTATACATTTTCAAGTAATTTAAATTCTGAAAATGTACGAGAAATTAATGTAAGCGGCGATCCGGACCCTTATGCATATCCTGCATCAACTACTAAATTAAAACTTCCGAGCCGAGTAATTATTGGAGCAGGTATTGGTGAGTCAAGAAAATGGTTAGTAGGTACTACATTGGCTTTTCAGGGAGAAGGACAGCTGACAAACTATTACAATGCAATGGATAACGTTCGATACGAGAATTATGCTAAATATGCAATTGGAGGTTACTACATTCCAAATTACACCTCTTTTACAAGTTATTTAAGCAGAATTACATATCGTGCAGGTTTGAAATACGAGAAAATTGGTTTAATTGTTAACAACGAATCAATTAAAGATGTAGGGATGACTTTAGGAGCTGGAATTCCAATTCCGGGATATTTTTCTAATGTAAACATAGGAATTGAATTTGGTAAAAAAGGAACAGTTTCTTCAAACCTGGTTCAGGAAAATTATGTAAACTTTAGTGTAGGATTCTCATTTAATGATAAATGGTTTGTGAAGAGCAAATTCAACTAAACATAAAAATATATGTTTTTATAAGCTCATTACAATTTATTACATTTGGCAAATGAATTTACCAAAGAGATATATTACAAGCGTTGTCACAGTTATTGCTGTGACACTGTTTTTTGGATGCGAAAGTAATTTTAAAGAAGTTCAAAAAATTAACTTCTCAGAGTTTGTTCCGGCAAGTGATGCCGATACTGTGAATATCAAATACACAGATTCTGGTAAAATAACAGGAGTTTTGATAAGCTCAAAAATGCTTGATTATTCTAATCTTGAATTCCCTTTTACAGAATTTCCAAAAGGAATTGATGTTACTTTATACGACAAAAAACAAAAGCGTACCTTTATTAGATCAAATTATGCTGTATCCTATAAAAATACAAGTATAATAGATTTACAGGGAAAAGTTAAAATTACCTCAGAAGCGGGACAGGTTTTGGAAACAGAACAAATGTTTTTTGATCAAAAAAATGAGTGGTTTTACACAGAAAGAAAATTTAAACTTACAGATGCTAAAGGAGTTTCTTTTGGTCAGGGAATTGATTTTAGCAAAGACTTTAAAGTGATTAATTCGCAGCGAATAAGCGGTGAATTTGAATCAGACGAAGAATTATAATTATGGGATATTTAAAATACACACAATACGTTTACATCTTATTTGCAGTTTACTTTATCTATGATGGAGTAATAAAGCTTACCGAAAATAACGAAGCCTACCCTTTGAGTTTTGTTATTGCAGGAATGGCTGTTTTTATGTTTTTCTTCAGGAGAAGGTTTCTTAATAAATATAACGATCGAAATAAAAAACAGTAAAAATGGAAATTAGTATTATAATATTGTGTTTAATACTATCAGCATTTTTTTCAGGAATGGAAATAGCTTTTATTTCCTCAAATAAAATTTATCTTGGAATTGAAAAAAAACAAGATAATTTTCTGTCTCAAATTCTAACAAAACTTACCGAAAATCCTTCAAAATTTATAGCTTCAATGCTTATTGGAAACAATGTAGCACTTGTAGTTTATGGATTTTATATGGGAGATGTTGTCCTGAAATGGATAACAGGTCTTGGATTTCATTTTTCAGACGTAACCACTATTTTAGTTCAAACTTTAATTTCGACTTTTATAGTTCTGATTACAGCAGAGTTTTTTCCGAAAGTTTTTTTTCAAATCTATGCCAATTCCTTAATTAAGATTTTTGCCGTTCCGGCTTATCTTTTTTACAGGCTGTTTTACTACGTCTCTACGTTCTTTATCTGGATATCTGATTTTATTTTAAGGAAGTTTTTTAAAACAGAAGGCGATCAGGTACAATTGTATTTTAGTAAAGTTGAACTTGGTAATTATATTACAGAACAAATGAGTTCAGTTGAAGATGATGATGAAGTCGATTCTGAGATTCAGATTTTTCAAAATGCCTTAGAGTTTTCAGGAGTAAAAGCGCGTGATATTATGACACCTCGAACAGAACTTGTAGCAATAGATTTATTTGACAGTGTTACAGATTTAAAAGAGCTTTTTATAGAAACCGGATATTCAAAAATTGTAGTAAGTCAAAACTCCCTTGATGATATTGTAGGTTATGTACATTCATTCGATTTATTTAAAAAACCGCAGACCATAAAATCTGTTTTAATGACTGTTGAATTTGTTCCGGAAACGATCTTAATAAAAGACGCTTTAAATATTTTGATTAAAAAGCGAAAAAACGTTGCAGTAGTTTTAGATGAATATGGAGGAACTTCCGGAATTGTAACAATTGAAGATATCGTTGAAGAGCTTTTTGGTGAAATTGAAGATGAGCACGATTTAGATGAAGAATTGATAGAACAGGATTTAGGTGAAGGTAAATATTTGTTTTCTACACGCTTAGATGTCGAATATCTAAATGAAACCTACAAACTCATGATTCCCGAAGAAGATTCATATGGAACATTAGGAGGCTTTATTGTAAATTCTACCAAAGAAATACCACAAAAAGGAGATAAAATTGTGATTGACAGGTTCCATTTTAAGATAGAACAGGCTTCAAACAAGAAAATTGAATTGGTCAAAATGACAATAAAAGAGTAAATTTTTAAATAATTAAAAAAAATTGTGTAAAATAAAACGCTAGTTGTATTGTTATTAACTAGATAATTGTATTTTCGCAAACTGAATATAAAATTAACGATAATAAAAATGGCAGTTTTAGCAAAAATTAGACAGCGTTCCGCTTTATTGATAGGAGTTATTGCACTTGCATTATTTGCATTTATAATACAAGATCTAATCGGTAAAGGAACATTTAGTCAAAGTTCAAAAGATGTAGGAAGCATCGATGGAAAAGATATTTCATTTGAAGACTTTAGAGTTAAAGTTAGTAATCTTGAAAAAAGTGGTCAAGGAATTACTTCCACTGAAGCTGCAAACAGAGTTTGGGATCAAGAAGTTTCAATCGCATTATTATCAGCTCAGTTTGATAAATTAGGATTGAGAGTTGGTGAAAAACACTTAATTGAAGTTTTAAAATCAGACCCAAATATTGGTAAAAACCCTATGTTTTTAAACGCAGCAGGAGTTTTTGATGTAGTTAAATTTAAAGACTACTTTAAAGCAAATCCTGAAGCAGCACAATATATTTCTGATAAAGAAAAAGATGCTGAATTAAACGCAAAATTTCAAATCTATAATACTTTAGTAAAATCTGGACTTTACACAACTGCTAGTGAAGGAAAGTTAAAGTATGAAATGGAAGCTAACAAAGTAAACTTTGCTTACGCTGGAGCGTTATACTCTTCTATTAAAGATAGTGAAGTAAAAATTTCTGATTCAGATATCGTAGATTATATGAAGAAAAACGAGAAGAAATTCAAAGCTGATGAAACTCGTGAAATTCAATACGTTTTAGTTGAAGATAAAGCATCAAAACAAGATGAGGCTGATATTAAAGCTAAAATTACTGCCTTATTATCTGGAAGTGTTGTTTACAATGCAAAAACAGGTAAAAACGATACATTACCAGGATTTAGAAACGCAACAAACATTGCTGAATTTGTAAATGCAAATTCTGATGTTCCTTACGATTCTACTTATGTTCCTAAAAATGCTCTTCCAGCTGTAGATGCTGATAAATTATTCAGCTTACCTGCTGGTGCAATTTACGGTCCTTATGTTTACGGAAAATACTATGCAATTTCTAAATCTTTAGGATTTAAAGCTGGTGTTAACGCTAAAGCAAGTCATATCTTAATTGGTTATGAAGGTTCTCAAACACCAAACCAAAAAGAAAAAAGAACTAAAGAAGAAGCTAAAGCTAAAGCTGAAGAAATTTTAGCACAAGTTCAGTCAAACCCTGACAGCTTCATGATGCTTGCTTTTACAAGTTCTGATGATTCATCTGCTCAGCAAGGTGGTGATTTAGGATATTTTGGTCAAGGCCAAATGGTAAAACCATTCAATGATTTTGTATTCAACAACGGAATTGGAAAAGTTGGTTTAGTAGAAACTCCATTCGGTTTCCACGTTATTAAAATTACTGACAAACAAGACGGAATTCGTTTAGCTACAATTGCTCAAAAAATCGAGCCTTCTGAAGCTACTTCTGATAAAGTATTTACATTAGCTACTAAATTCGAAATGGAAGCAGCTGATAAAGATTTCGCTGCTACTGCAAAAGAATTAGGTTTAAAAGTTGAAGGCCCGGTTTCTGCAAAAGCTATGGACGAGCAGTTTGGACCATTAGGAGCTCAAAGAAACATCGTTAGATGGGCATTTGATAAAGAAACTGATAAAGGTGACGTTAAACGTTTTGAATTAGCTAATATCGGACACGTTATTGCTCAATACAAAGGAGAAAACAAATCTGGTTTAGTTTCTGTTACTATGGCTAGACCTTATGTTGAACCAATCTTGAAAAACAAGAAAAAAGCTGAAATCTTAAAAGCTAAAATGACAGGTTCAAGCATCGAAGCTGTTGCTAAAAGTGCTGGTGTAGCTGTACAACAAGCTGCAGATGTTACTTTAGAAAACCCTGTTTTACCAGGCGGAGTTGGACAAGAGCCACAAGTTGTAGGTACTGCATTTGCTTTAGCCGCTAACAAACTTTCTGCTCCAATTGAAGGAAATACAGGAGTTTATGTAGTGAAAAATATCAAAACTGTAAAAGCTCCAGCCCTTACAAACCATGCAGAATATGTTGCTAAAGTAAAAGCTCAAAGCGCATCTGATGCAGGAAGAATTTTACCAGCGTTGAAAAACAATGCTAAAATTGAAGATAACAGATTGCAATTTAATTACTAACCGAAAGTTTTAGTAAAATAAATAAAAGAAAAACCCGAAACGTTCAGCTGAATGTTTCGGGTTTTTCTGTATATAATGTTTTAGCAAAATGATTTTGTAGTAAATGTTTTATGTAATTTACTTAACTATATGGGAATTATGGAAATATAACCTTAAAAATTTGTGATTATAAAAATATTACAGTTAATTTGTCGGAATTTTTGTTCTAACAAATCTAAATTTTAACAAACATTTGTTAATGCAAGTTCTGAGAGAATTATAAACAAATACTTTAATAATCAAACATTTAATGTTTTATAAGTTTAAATTTTTAAGAAGAAAACCAAAGGTATATTCTAAAATTGAAAATCACATTTTTGGAATAATTACGGAGCTTTTAAAAGTTAGCACTACCGACATCAATGTTGATGAATTGGGTGGTAAATATTATTTAAGTAACGAAGAACAACACTTTAAGGTAACAATTTTAAGTAACGATTACGTTATCAGGCTAACCAATACCCGTGACTCTGTAGCTGAAAAATACGATAAGGTTTTTGTAGAAGATGTTTTGAAAGCTGTAAAAGAAGAAAAACACCGCAGAATGGAGCTGGTATACGACTCTATTACAAACAGTATTGAGAAAATGGCTGAACGTCTGCATAATACACTTATAGAGTCTAACGAGCAGGAAAATGAAAAAGTAAGACGTTTAGAATCTGAACCAGTTGAAAATGATCAAAAAGTAAATTTTTAATTACGCTTATTGATATTGATAACTACTCCTGCAAAATCATTTCATCATAAGAGAGAATAACATCATATCCTTTTGATGTAAAATAATCCTTAGGATTTTCTTTTGAAACCACCATTACAAAGTCTCCTCCCCAAGCACCTAGACTTTTAACAGTACCATTAAAATCAGGAAACGCAATTTCTTTAATTGTTTTTATCTCCATAATATTACTTAAATGAATTTCATGTTTTTCTACTGCGTAGGCAAATTCTTTTAAGGTTTTAGCGTTCAGGATAGCATTAGTTATTTTATTGTTTTCGGCAACACTCTTTGCTAGATTTTGGTCTTTGTGTCTGTTATAAGCTTGTATAGCAGTTTTACTGTTTTGTTTTTTGTTGAGATAAACAAAGTGAATGTTTTCTGTAAAGTCCGGATTGAAAATAACCGGTTCAACAAAATTATTTTCTATTCTATATAAAATAGGAGTATTGTTCTGCGCGCAGGCTATGTCATAACCGCTGCCTCCAAAGCTGTTTTTAAGCAGTGTAAAAGCATTAATTTTGGTCCACTGCGCAATATTATTAATCAAGGTCGAAGATGTTCCCAATCCCCAATTTCTTGGAAAAGTAAGATTCGTTGTTATTCTGTATCCTTTTGACTGCTTAATAAATTCAGGATTTAAAAGATAAGCTTCGTGCAGGATATTAATTAAAGTGGTTTTTACAGTTTCAACTTCAGAATCTATATTGTTTATAACTTCATCAAATGAAATTACATTTTCAAACCAAAGCTGTTTGTCGTAGTCATAACTTTTCCATTCTATTATTTGGTTTTCTCCTTTTGTTACAACTAAATCCTGACCAAATTTTGTTGGCAGTGCAAATGCATCTGCGCCATCTAATACTAAATATTCTCCAGAGATGAATAATTTTCCGTTACTGTAAAAGGTTGTTGACATACGTATTTTTTAGCCCCGATAGAAGTGGAAATCCTTTTGCTTTTTTCTTTAAAAAGGAAAAGATTGCAGCGAATAGCGGGATCAGCTTCTAATTATTTTCTTAAACTTTCAATGAATTCAACTACGGCACTATGTGAAACAGCAGTTTTCTTAAAATGTGCTTTTATCAAATGACGTTCTTCGTCTGTAGCTTCAAACTGGTTGATGATATTATTTAAGTGCATTTTCATGTGTCCTTCCTGAATTCCTGTTGTGGTTAAAGAACGCAATGCTGCAAAATTTTGTGCTAAACCTGCTACGGCAGTAATTTCCATTAACTCTTTTGCAGAAGGTTTTTCAAGCATTTCCATGCATAATTTTACTAATGGATGCAGTGAAGTCAGGCCGCCAACGGTTCCTAGTGCTAAAGGAATTTCAAGCCAGAATGTAAAAATTCCGTTCTCAATTTTTGCATGTGATAAACTTGCATATTGACCGTTTTTTGAAGCATAAGCATGAACTCCGGCTTCTACAGCTCGAAAGTCATTTCCTGTAGCCAGTACAACAGCATCAACACCATTCATGATACCTTTATTATGTGTTACAGCTCTAAAAGGCTCAATTTCGGCAATTTGAACAGCCTGAACAAAGCGTTCTGCAAATTCCTGTGGATTTTGGATATGTTTTTCGGCTAAATCTTCAATTGGACATGAAACTTCGGCTCTAACTAAACAGTTAGGTACATAATTCGATAAAATACTCATGATAACAGTTAATGTATCCTCTTCAGAAAATAAATCAGAATGCTGAAATTCTTCTTTTAAAGTAGATGCGAACTGCTCTAAGCATGAATTGATAAAATTAGCGCCCATGCTGTCTTTAGTTTCAAAAGTGGCATGAAGCTGATAGTAATTCTCAAGTAAATTTCGTTTGTCTTTTAATTGAATATCTAATATACCGCCGCCGCGTTCCTGCATGTTTTTGGTAATGCTTTGTGTTTCAGAAAAAAACTTAGGTTTTATCTGCTGGAAAAACGATTGTAATTTTTCGGCATCACCATTAAAATTAAAATGAACCTGACCAATTTTTTCGGTATCAATTATAGTGGCTTTAAAGCCTCCGCGTGAAGCCCAAAATTTGGCTGCTTTTGAGGCTGCGGCCACAACAGAACTTTCTTCAATGGCCATTGGTATCGTTTTATACTTCCCATTAATCAAAAAATTTGGAGCAACCCCAAGCGGAATATATAAATTGGTAATCGTATTCTCAATAAATTCATCATGCAGCTGTTGGAGCTTTTCGTCTGAATTCCAGTAATTTCTTATAATATTTAAGGCCTCTTCAGGAGTCGAAAAATATTCATTGGCGATCCAGTTAATTTTTTCTTTTTTGGATAATTTAGAAAATCCGGCAACAGCGTTGTTCATTCTCAATATATTAAATAATAATGTTGCCGCAAAGATACTATTTT includes:
- a CDS encoding type III pantothenate kinase, with the protein product MILTVDVGNTRIKAAVFEGSSVLEYFVFEKNELEKRIEKILEKFPNCSDLVVASVGDVEKQSFLSFEKQLNVHFFTHEDIFPFHNKYATPKTLGIDRMILAAGATLQFPKQNRLVIDAGTCITYDFIDENDNYLGGAISPGLRLRYETLHNYTARLPLLTLDQPHSYIGDSTAQAIHSGVVNGFVYEIDGFIDEYRSNFSNFIIILTGGDAEFLAKRLKNTIFANSNFLLESLSQTYQYKIDND
- a CDS encoding DUF5074 domain-containing protein, whose protein sequence is MRNNFFSKQLIAIASLMMLVTSCNNDDDFTAAPVIKGEQQLKDTLTIGKTLQLSSKIKDRNNVSFEWAVNGNVVGSDSTYTFKPETRGDFKITMTAKNNGGNVSLTYDIHTFGAYENGFFMINEGWFGHGTGTVGFYRYDTKAIEDSVFVKVNPDKDLKPESSTLEFGTVFNKKLFLVSKVGGPVVVADAYSLKEEKRIPAQGGNDWRAIVGIDENQALLTSGKGIFKLNLNTMELNGQVEGITGQVGDIVKVNGFIFALSASKGVIVINATTLAVEKTISGMVLGFAVTDDKKVWAAGGTKLINIDSNTLEVKEIALGFQAYGSWGAWHPGSITAAKNAVFIAKNGSWSGGKEIYKYNGDVSSLASPFVTLTDSNILYGAGIGYDKKKNTLVINTVNEGYGANFAINNLYLFNGDSGAKTGTVSFSGYYFPAVSVFHQ
- the lptC gene encoding LPS export ABC transporter periplasmic protein LptC, with protein sequence MNLPKRYITSVVTVIAVTLFFGCESNFKEVQKINFSEFVPASDADTVNIKYTDSGKITGVLISSKMLDYSNLEFPFTEFPKGIDVTLYDKKQKRTFIRSNYAVSYKNTSIIDLQGKVKITSEAGQVLETEQMFFDQKNEWFYTERKFKLTDAKGVSFGQGIDFSKDFKVINSQRISGEFESDEEL
- a CDS encoding DUF6814 family protein, producing the protein MNTIKQALGVLWVILAVAAAYFCVFEFGLPKLLSDQQDDLVFGIIILFILTPLIVLGLGTFGYFAVIGEYNHKKK
- a CDS encoding MFS transporter, with product MSKTSTKGIWKVISASSMGTMIEWYDFYIFGSLAVVISTKFFPSDNPTAAFLSTLATFAAGFVVRPFGALFFGRLGDIIGRKYTFMATLLLMGGSTFLIGCIPSYETIGFLAPLLVLILRLLQGLALGGEYGGAATYVAEHAPAGQKGYWTSWIQTTATVGLFISLMVILATKNVLSAEAFDSWGWRVPFWVSIAMVGVSYLIRKNMDESPVFAKAKKEGTTSTNPLKESFGNRYNLKFVLLALFGATMGQGVVWYTGQFYAMSFMKTVMNVDSSQVDSLLGIALLIGTPFFIVFGWLSDKVGRKYIMMFGMLLAILFYRPIYKMMYNTTDVSYKTEIVEQTSQKIEKAKNNDVITTISKTYTDGTTYIEKKTDFADKKKSQSSVTININSGDEWTLIFLVFIQVLFVTMVYGPIAAFLVEMFPTKIRYTSMSLPYHVGNGIFGGLLPAISTYFVTHAKVAGKSDFYLDGLWYPIIIASICFVIGMIYIDNKNKINHL
- a CDS encoding hemolysin family protein; translated protein: MEISIIILCLILSAFFSGMEIAFISSNKIYLGIEKKQDNFLSQILTKLTENPSKFIASMLIGNNVALVVYGFYMGDVVLKWITGLGFHFSDVTTILVQTLISTFIVLITAEFFPKVFFQIYANSLIKIFAVPAYLFYRLFYYVSTFFIWISDFILRKFFKTEGDQVQLYFSKVELGNYITEQMSSVEDDDEVDSEIQIFQNALEFSGVKARDIMTPRTELVAIDLFDSVTDLKELFIETGYSKIVVSQNSLDDIVGYVHSFDLFKKPQTIKSVLMTVEFVPETILIKDALNILIKKRKNVAVVLDEYGGTSGIVTIEDIVEELFGEIEDEHDLDEELIEQDLGEGKYLFSTRLDVEYLNETYKLMIPEEDSYGTLGGFIVNSTKEIPQKGDKIVIDRFHFKIEQASNKKIELVKMTIKE